Proteins from a single region of Macaca fascicularis isolate 582-1 chromosome 5, T2T-MFA8v1.1:
- the RCHY1 gene encoding RING finger and CHY zinc finger domain-containing protein 1 isoform X3, whose protein sequence is MNLQGRHKCIENVSRQNCPICLEDIHTSRVVAHVLPCGHLLHRTCYEEMLKEGYRCPLCMHSALDMTRYWRQLDDEVAQTPMPSEYQNMTVDILCNDCNGRSTVQFHILGMKCKICESYNTAQAGGRRISLDQQ, encoded by the exons ATGAATCTTCAAGGAAGACACAAG TGTATTGAAAATGTGTCCCGACAGAATTGTCCAATATGTTTGGAG GACATTCACACATCCCGTGTTGTTGCTCATGTCTTGCCATGTGGACATCTTTTACATAG aacgtgttatgaagaaatgttgaaaga agGCTACAGATGTCCATTATGTATGCACTCTGCTTTAGATATGACCAGGTATTGGAGACAGCTGGATGATGAAGTAGCACAGACTCCTATGCCATCAGAATATCAGAACATGACTGTGGAT ATTCTCTGCAATGACTGTAATGGACGATCCACTGTTCAGTTTCATATATTAGGCATGAAATGTAAGATTTGTGAATCCTACAATACTGCTCAAGCTGGAGGACGTAGAATTTCACTGGATCAGCAATGA
- the RCHY1 gene encoding RING finger and CHY zinc finger domain-containing protein 1 isoform X4 — MNLQGRHKCIENVSRQNCPICLEDIHTSRVVAHVLPCGHLLHRGYRCPLCMHSALDMTRYWRQLDDEVAQTPMPSEYQNMTVDILCNDCNGRSTVQFHILGMKCKICESYNTAQAGGRRISLDQQ, encoded by the exons ATGAATCTTCAAGGAAGACACAAG TGTATTGAAAATGTGTCCCGACAGAATTGTCCAATATGTTTGGAG GACATTCACACATCCCGTGTTGTTGCTCATGTCTTGCCATGTGGACATCTTTTACATAG agGCTACAGATGTCCATTATGTATGCACTCTGCTTTAGATATGACCAGGTATTGGAGACAGCTGGATGATGAAGTAGCACAGACTCCTATGCCATCAGAATATCAGAACATGACTGTGGAT ATTCTCTGCAATGACTGTAATGGACGATCCACTGTTCAGTTTCATATATTAGGCATGAAATGTAAGATTTGTGAATCCTACAATACTGCTCAAGCTGGAGGACGTAGAATTTCACTGGATCAGCAATGA